The Phycisphaeraceae bacterium genome contains the following window.
ATCGCGCTCTTCCATGAGGCGCTGAACCTCTTCCTGGAGGGCGCGACGCGAGGCGTCGGCGACATCAAGCTTCGCGCGGGTGGCCGTCAGGTCCTCGTCGAGCTTCACGAACTCCTGCTCCACCTGCGTCAGCCGGCTGCGCACCGCAATGATCTCGCGGTTGAGCATGTTCACGATCTCAGTCTTCGCCTTGTCGTTCTCGGCGTAGGTCTTCATGATCGCGTTGAAGTCATCCTGCCGAGCGCGAAGACCGATCAGCTCGCTATCGCGGGTGGTGATCTGGCTTCGGAACTCACTGTTGCGAGCCTCGGACTCCCGAAGCGCGACCTTCAGTCCCTCGAGTTCGATCGAGCGAGCCTGAAGTTCGCTCTCCGATCGAGCGCGGGTGGCGTCTCGATCACGAATCGCCTCGTTGGCGCGAGCCTGTTCCGACTCCCAGCGGCTCTTGAAGGTTCGCTCGTTGGCGGCATTGACCATCACCAGCGGCACGAGGGCCACGGTGAAGAGCGACACGATGACGATGAAAATCTTGGTCAGGATGTGCACGGATGGTCCTCAGGCGATCCAGCGAGCGTTCGTTCGCCACTGGGGCAATGGAGCGAATGAAAATCGCAAGTCTTGGTTGTACATCGACGCCTCGCGTCCTGTCAACGACTCCGGGGAATGTGTCCACCTGCGGCAAGCCGGAGCAATGCCCCGGCGGCGGCAATCTGAACCTCCGGATTTGAGTCGTAGAGGCGCGCCTCCACCTGCGGAAGTGCGGACCCGTGGCCGCACGCCGCCATCGCCCGGACCGCGAGGGAGCGAAGCTGCGGATTACGGTCCATGAGCCAGGTCCGGGCAAAGTCGGTGCAGATGGTCGGGTCGCCGGCGCCGAGATCGGCAAGTGCGATCAGGGCGAGAAGGCGAATCTCCGGCGGCCGCGTCGCGTCCCCGCCCGCATACGCCACGGCCTGGAGGGTTCCGATCGATCCGCCGTCCCTGATTCGGGCCACCATCTGGCAGGCGAGCGCGATGAACTCCGCCTGGTGCGATGGAGCGAAGAGAGCCGCCCGAATCGGCTCGAGCTCCGAATCTTCGCCGAGCTTCGCGAGCGCCTCGGCGGTCTGGAGGTCGGTAATGCGGCGCCGGGCGGGATCGGCGCGGGTCATGCCGAGTCCGATGGTGCTGCGAAGGAGTGGAATCGCCGAGGGATTCCCCAGGTCACCGAGGATCATCACGGCGTTTCCACGGACCTCTGGGTTGTCGCTTCGCACCATCTCGGCGAGCGGCGTCATGTCCACCGGCAAACCCAGGCGGGCGAGCGCGAAGATGGCGGCGGCACGGACGGACTCGCTCTGATCCATCAACAGGGGCTGAACGAGATTCGCCATCTCATCGAGCCGCGCCTTGCCGACGGCCATCGCCGCAACGAAGCGAACACCTCGATTGGGATGGACGAGCGCCTTGCCGACGACAGGCCGCAGCGCCTCAGGGTCGATGGTCAACTCCTCGATCGCATTGGCGACGAGGATCGGCGAGTTTGATCGGGCCGCAGTCTGAAGGAGATCAACCGCGCTGCGATAGGCGCTGCCCGAACTCATCACGGGAATCCCGGGCGAGGTCGGCCGCGCCGGAGATTCACTCGATGCCCGAGCGACTTCAGGCGCCACGCTCTGCTCGCGCGTGCTCCAGGCCTGCTGATCAACCGGCGCGTTGAGACCGAGGTCAGCGCGGGCCACTCCCGGTGAGGCGACCGGGGGCGTGGGTTGCGGCGAACGCTTCGCAGGCGGCGCATCGCAGGCGAGCGGCAGCGCCAGCAGCGCGAAGAGCGCCATGGCACGAGCGGATGAACGAGCGCGGCGATGATTGGGCATGAAGGTCCTTGCTGCGAGAAGTGCGGCGCCGAGCATCATGATCCACGATCCTACATCCCCGATTCGGGCGTAGAGCGACAGGCCCTTCGCCAGCGGCGGCTCGACCAGCAGCCAGCCATCCTCGCGCGGAGGAAGGCGGGTGATCACCCGACCCGCTGGATCGATGAGCGAACTGAGCCCCGTGTTGGCGACCCTGACGACCGGCGTCCGAAGCTCGACCGCGCGCCAGCGGGCCGCGAGTTCGTGAGCTCGACGCCCGTCGTCGACCGAACCGAACCAGCCGTCATTGGAGAGATTGATGATGAGATCGGCGCGTCGCTCACCAGCTTCGACGACGAGCCTTCGACAGAGCCCCGGGATCGTGATCTCGAAACAGATCGGAGTCACGATCCGCGTTCCATCGCCGAGGGTGAACACGACGAGTTCGGTGCCTTCATCGAGGTCGAAGGTGAAACCCCGGGCCCCGAGATCAAGGAGCTTCTGCTCGAGCCACTTCGAGGCGCGGATGTACGGCATCGTCTCGCCGAAGGGGGTGAGCTGCATCTTGTCGTAGCGCTCGTACGGCGGCTCCCCGCGCACGAGATAGGCGCTGTTGTAGCGCCGGTGCCAGTGCCAACGCCGACCATCCTCCGTCAACCCTTCAAAGGCGTTGCTTCCGAGGAGCATGGGCACGCCCCCCTTCTCCACCAGTTCCTCGATGGCCGAGGAGAAGAGGTCGGCAGGCGGAGTTTGAAGAGCGATTTGGAGTCGAATGGTGTCCCGCTCAAGCCCGAAGCCGGGGAGCATCGTCTCCGGCCATGCGATCAGTTGAAGATCGCTCCCTCGCCGACGCGCTTCAACGATCGCTTCGACCGAGAGATCTCGGAAGCGCTCGAAGTCCCTGATCTGCTGTTCGAACTTCCACGCCACCTTGTTGCTCGAGGGCACATTCGTCTGGATGACGGCCAATGAAGGGCCGGGGCGAAGGTCGAGGCGCCCGAGTTCGATCGGTCCGATCACGATCACGACGATCCACGCCGAGACCACCGGGGCGAGCGCCTTCCAAGGCCGTGGTCTGCTCTCTCGATGGATGATCACTCGCGCCACTTCGGAGCCGGTCCACGCACAAACGGCGCTCAGCACCGTGACTCCGCCCAATGCGGCGATCTGCGCCACCCAGGTCGCGTCGATCAGCGGATGGGCCAGCAGATACCAGGGATAGCCATCGAAGAAGAGATGCGCACGGAAGCACTCGATGCCGGTCCAGAGGAGCGCTGCGGCCAGTGGAATCGCGCGCCACGAGAGCCCCGGGCTCGTGCGGACGACGCGCGCGAGCCCGCCGACGAAGAGCGCCGGCCAGATGGCCATGAGCGCCGAGAGGGCGGGCCATCCGGCGTCGCTGACATCGATGATCCAGCGCTCGGTCCACAGCCACGCCGGCAGCGCGAAGAGCCAGACGATCGCGACACCCGCGAGCCTGACCGCCCCACTCGCGCGGGCGAGGTGCACGGCCGCGATCACGAGCGGCGTGATGACCACCGGCGCGAGAATCCAGAGGCTCCACGGAGGAAACGACGCGAGCAGCAGGAGTCCATAGGCGAGCGTGCAACCCGCAACCATGAAAAGCGTGCGCCAACGCCCTGGAGACGGCGCGACCGCGGACGGAGCCGTCATGGCTCTGGCACCGCCGCAGGCCGCTCCCGCGCGACGCGTCGCCCGCTCGGGAGAAGGTCACTTGCCCGCATAGTCGATGACGCGGCTGATCTCACTGCGGAGCTGGGAGCGGTGCACGATCCGATCGACGAAACCCTTGTCGAGCAGGAACTCCGAGGTCTGGAAGCCATCGGGGAGTTCCTGACGGATGGTCTGCGCAATCACCCGCGGCCCCGCAAAGCCGATCATGGCACGCGGCTCCGCGAGGATCACATCGCCGAGCATGGCGAAGCTCGCCGTGACGCCGCCGGTGGTCGGGTCAGCAAGAATCGAAATGAACAATCCGCCGGCCGCATCGAAGCGGGCGAGCGCGGCCGAGGTCTTCGCCATCTGCATGAGCGAGAAGCCCGACTCCTGCATTCTGGCCCCGCCTGAACAACTCACGACGATGAGCGGCAGATCCTGGTCCGTGGCGCACTCGACGCAGCGCGTGATCTTCTCCCCCACGACCGATCCCATGGAGCCGCCCAGAAAGGTGAAGTCGAGCGCCGCCAGCACGACCTTGCGACCCTTGATGAAGCCGGTTCCCGTCTGGATGCCGTCATTCTCGCCGGTCTTGCGCTGGGCCTCGGAGATCCGCGCCAGGTAGGGCTTCTGATCGACAAAGTGCAGGGGATCCATCGGCGCCATGTCGGCGTTCATCGCCTCGAAGCTGTCGGGGTCGACGAGTTGCTGGACGCGCATCCGGCCGCTGATGCGGTGATGATGGTCGCAGCGCGGGCAGACATGGAGGTTCGCTTCGAGGCTCTTGCGGAAGATGCTCTCTCCGCACGCGGGGCACTGAAGCCAGAGCCCGTCGGGGACCCCCTTCTTGGCGACCGTCTCCTGTGGTTCCCAGATCTGTTCAGCCACGCGTGCTCCTCGTCAGACGCGGATCGTACCGCCCCCCGAGCCTCGGAGCGAAGCGATCGCTCCGGCATAGTCCCTTGAGCCGAAGAGCGCGCTCGCGCTGACGAGGACATCGCAGCCGGCTTCGACGCAGGCATGCGCGGTAGCCGGCGAGACGCCTCCGTCGATCTCGACCCGAACCCGAGTTCCGAGGCGTGCCCGAACGGCGCGAACCTTGTCGAGCACCGAGCTGATGAACTTCTGACCGGAGAACCCGGGGTGCACGCTCATGATGAGCACGAGATCGAAGCGATCAAGGAGCGGCCACGCGCTCTCGATCGGCGTGTCCGGATTGAGCGCAAGGCCGGCGCTCATGCCGAGTCGATGCGCCTGCTCCGCCAGCGCCGCATGATCGCCCTTCGCTTCAAGGTGCACGGTGCAGTGGTTTGCCCCTGCCTCAGCGAACGGCTTGAGAAAGGCGCCGGGGTCCTCGACCATCAGGTGCACATCGATCATGGTCGACGGCACCGCGCGACGCACCGCGGCGCAGATGGCAGGACCCATCGAGAGGTTCGGCACGAAGTGGCCATCCATGACATCCACATGGATCGCATCGGCCCCAGCCTGAACGACGGCCAGACACTCATCGCCCAGTCGTGTGAAGTCCGCCGAAAGCACACTCGCCGCCACCAGGGGGCCTGATGGCGGCGAGCGAAAGGTCGTCATGGTCGGCGTCACACTTCCGGTGGCGGGCGAGGGAGTCACGCGTGAGGTCGCTGCCGAATCCGCAAGGTGAAGGTCTCTCTCACTCGGAGAAGAGCTTGGCCTGATCGCGTCGCGCCTTCATGCGCTGATACTCGTCAAGGCGTCGCTTCATTTCAGGCTTTTCGTCGACGGGCGCACCGAGGAACGCTGTGGTCTGGACTTCCACGGCCTGATCGAGTTCTCCGCGGGTCGCGTGCACGAGGGCCACGGCCGCGAGCCCGGGCGCTTGCATGGCGCCTGAGGCGCGCTTCATCTGCTCGGCGAACACCATCGCCGAATCGAGATCCCGGGTGCTGATCCGCGGGTCCTTGCAGAGGGCGTCAACGACGATGCCGAGGGAGTACGGGTCGGTCGCAATCCCCGGGAACATCCGGCGGAGGTACGCCTTCGCCTCGGCCTCATTCTTCTCCTGCTCGAGCGTCATCACATAGCGCTCGACGATCAACCACCCGAAGAGCGGAGGATCGACCTCCACACCCTTGTCCAAGTGCATGTACGCCTCGCGCCAGTTGCGGAGGTTTGCGGCCCGCTTCGCGGCTTCGAGCGCCTCGAAGCCCTTGGGAGTCAGAATCGGGTCGTACTTGTTGGCGATGGCCAAATCCACAATCTTCTCGAATCGATCGTCGTGGGGGTTGCCGATCCAGAGGACTCGACCGCCGCGTCCGATGACGAAGGTGCATGGAATGCCGGAGCGCCCTGCCGCCTCCATGTAGCGTCGCTTGGCATCCTGAGCCGTGTCGACCGCGACTCGGTACGACATTGCCGCCCCCTGCTGCTTCACGAAGTTGCGAACACCGGTCACATTCTCCTGCATCGCCGTCCCTCGCTCGTCGGCGGCAACGCCCACCACACTGAACGCCGGGCTCTGATACTTGCGATAGATGCGGTTCAGGTGCGGAATCGCGCGCCGGCATGGACCACACCAGGTCGCCCAGAACTCGATCACATGCACGCCGACATTGAGGTTCGGCTTCTCGCCCTGCACCCAGTCGGTGATGCCATCCAGCGGCGGCGCGGCGTCACCGAGCTTCAACTTCTTGTCCTGCTGCGGAGCAGCTTCGACCGCGGTTCCGACCCCGGCGATCGAAACAAGGACGAGTGCGGCAGCGAGCGAGATGCGGGCGAGAACACTCTGTGTCATGGAAGATCTCCGATCTGTTGGTCCACTATACCGCGGCACTTCCCACGGGATTCAACTCCTTCGACTCCGGAGGCGGTCCGATCAGGCGTCTTCCAGGGCATCAAGGCTCTCGAAGTGCTTGCCTTCGAGCATTTCGAGACTTGCCCCAC
Protein-coding sequences here:
- the lnt gene encoding apolipoprotein N-acyltransferase, with the translated sequence MTAPSAVAPSPGRWRTLFMVAGCTLAYGLLLLASFPPWSLWILAPVVITPLVIAAVHLARASGAVRLAGVAIVWLFALPAWLWTERWIIDVSDAGWPALSALMAIWPALFVGGLARVVRTSPGLSWRAIPLAAALLWTGIECFRAHLFFDGYPWYLLAHPLIDATWVAQIAALGGVTVLSAVCAWTGSEVARVIIHRESRPRPWKALAPVVSAWIVVIVIGPIELGRLDLRPGPSLAVIQTNVPSSNKVAWKFEQQIRDFERFRDLSVEAIVEARRRGSDLQLIAWPETMLPGFGLERDTIRLQIALQTPPADLFSSAIEELVEKGGVPMLLGSNAFEGLTEDGRRWHWHRRYNSAYLVRGEPPYERYDKMQLTPFGETMPYIRASKWLEQKLLDLGARGFTFDLDEGTELVVFTLGDGTRIVTPICFEITIPGLCRRLVVEAGERRADLIINLSNDGWFGSVDDGRRAHELAARWRAVELRTPVVRVANTGLSSLIDPAGRVITRLPPREDGWLLVEPPLAKGLSLYARIGDVGSWIMMLGAALLAARTFMPNHRRARSSARAMALFALLALPLACDAPPAKRSPQPTPPVASPGVARADLGLNAPVDQQAWSTREQSVAPEVARASSESPARPTSPGIPVMSSGSAYRSAVDLLQTAARSNSPILVANAIEELTIDPEALRPVVGKALVHPNRGVRFVAAMAVGKARLDEMANLVQPLLMDQSESVRAAAIFALARLGLPVDMTPLAEMVRSDNPEVRGNAVMILGDLGNPSAIPLLRSTIGLGMTRADPARRRITDLQTAEALAKLGEDSELEPIRAALFAPSHQAEFIALACQMVARIRDGGSIGTLQAVAYAGGDATRPPEIRLLALIALADLGAGDPTICTDFARTWLMDRNPQLRSLAVRAMAACGHGSALPQVEARLYDSNPEVQIAAAGALLRLAAGGHIPRSR
- the accD gene encoding acetyl-CoA carboxylase, carboxyltransferase subunit beta, giving the protein MAEQIWEPQETVAKKGVPDGLWLQCPACGESIFRKSLEANLHVCPRCDHHHRISGRMRVQQLVDPDSFEAMNADMAPMDPLHFVDQKPYLARISEAQRKTGENDGIQTGTGFIKGRKVVLAALDFTFLGGSMGSVVGEKITRCVECATDQDLPLIVVSCSGGARMQESGFSLMQMAKTSAALARFDAAGGLFISILADPTTGGVTASFAMLGDVILAEPRAMIGFAGPRVIAQTIRQELPDGFQTSEFLLDKGFVDRIVHRSQLRSEISRVIDYAGK
- the rpe gene encoding ribulose-phosphate 3-epimerase, with product MTTFRSPPSGPLVAASVLSADFTRLGDECLAVVQAGADAIHVDVMDGHFVPNLSMGPAICAAVRRAVPSTMIDVHLMVEDPGAFLKPFAEAGANHCTVHLEAKGDHAALAEQAHRLGMSAGLALNPDTPIESAWPLLDRFDLVLIMSVHPGFSGQKFISSVLDKVRAVRARLGTRVRVEIDGGVSPATAHACVEAGCDVLVSASALFGSRDYAGAIASLRGSGGGTIRV
- a CDS encoding TlpA family protein disulfide reductase, with the protein product MTQSVLARISLAAALVLVSIAGVGTAVEAAPQQDKKLKLGDAAPPLDGITDWVQGEKPNLNVGVHVIEFWATWCGPCRRAIPHLNRIYRKYQSPAFSVVGVAADERGTAMQENVTGVRNFVKQQGAAMSYRVAVDTAQDAKRRYMEAAGRSGIPCTFVIGRGGRVLWIGNPHDDRFEKIVDLAIANKYDPILTPKGFEALEAAKRAANLRNWREAYMHLDKGVEVDPPLFGWLIVERYVMTLEQEKNEAEAKAYLRRMFPGIATDPYSLGIVVDALCKDPRISTRDLDSAMVFAEQMKRASGAMQAPGLAAVALVHATRGELDQAVEVQTTAFLGAPVDEKPEMKRRLDEYQRMKARRDQAKLFSE